A genomic region of Chelmon rostratus isolate fCheRos1 chromosome 8, fCheRos1.pri, whole genome shotgun sequence contains the following coding sequences:
- the rps9 gene encoding 40S ribosomal protein S9, translated as MPVARSWVCRKTYVTPRRPFEKSRLDQELKLIGEYGLRNKREVWRVKFTLAKIRKAARELLTLDEKDPKRLFEGNALLRRLVRIGVLDEGKMKLDYILGLKVEDFLERRLQTQVFKLGLAKSIHHARVLIRQRHIRVRKQVVNIPSFVVRLDSQKHIDFSLRSPYGGGRPGRVKRKNAKKGQGGAGGADDEEED; from the exons ATGCCCGTTGCCAGGAGTTGGGTTTGTCGCAAGACATATGTCACCCCCCGCCGTCCCTTCGAGAAGTCCCGTCTCGACCAGGAGTTGAAACTCATTG GCGAGTATGGATTGAGGAACAAGCGTGAGGTGTGGAGGGTCAAGTTCACCCTGGCCAAGATTCGTAAAGCTGCCAGAGAGCTGCTCACTCTTGACGAGAAGGACCCCAAGCGTCTGTTTGAAG GTAATGCTTTGCTCAGGCGTCTGGTGAGGATCGGTGTGCTGGACGAGGGTAAGATGAAGCTCGATTACATCCTGGGTCTGAAGGTTGAAGATTTCTtggagaggaggctgcagacacAGGTCTTCAAGCTTGGACTTGCCAAGAGCATCCACCATGCCCGTGTCCTTATCCGCCAGAGGCACATTCG TGTGCGCAAGCAGGTGGTGAACATCCCTTCCTTTGTGGTTCGCCTGGACAGCCAGAAACACATTGACTTCTCCCTGAGGTCTCCATACGGTGGTGGACGCCCAGGCCGTGTCAAGAGAAAGAACGCCAAGAAGGGCCAGGGTGGAGCTGGCGGAGctgacgatgaggaggaggattaa
- the mboat7 gene encoding lysophospholipid acyltransferase 7 encodes MSPDELVYLGVLAVSIPVGFLFRYLSPPVKQGAALLLGLSITIATCHIHTLHSLVTVIGTWIIIKSSWRHAPALTLSWTFLYLLFFRLVTWFGLPPPTPFANAVQLLLTLKMVSLANEVQSFHIEKKKEVSSFAKSPVIGGLCQEPSVYDVLSYSYCYVGIMTGPFFRFQTYVDWLKQPSPQALPGLVPCLERLKLVPVYGALFLAVNSVFPLAYVRTEEFVDENFFFRLIYMIAVFFVFRMRFYAAWCGAEAGCISAGLGCYPEKALCKPGGGPTVDYSPDPTTEEKYDFRTIQNIDCYNTDFCVKVRHGMRYWNMTVQWWLHHYIYPNSPFKAYTLRAGWTMLISAYWHGLHAGYYLSFLTIPLCIAAESAMEASVRAKLGPRGQNIFDWVHWFLKMRAYDYMCMGFVLLKASDTINYWTSIYFIMHILAVCCIVIGRVLKGGKREGRRGDKEEKREEEKTENMKEKTGEKTD; translated from the exons ATGTCTCCTGATGAGCTGGTGTACTTGGGAGTTCTCGCTGTCTCCATCCCTGTTGGATTCCTCTTCCGTTACCTCA GTCCTCCTGTGAAGCAGGGGGCAGCTCTTCTTCTGGGCCTGTCCATCACCATCGCCACctgtcacatccacacactCCACTCTCTGGTGACGGTGATTGGAACATGGATTATTATAAAGAGCAGCTGGCG GCATGCCCCAGCACTGACTCTCAGCTGGACCTTTCTCTACCTCCTCTTCTTCCGGCTGGTCACGTGGTTCGGTCTGCCACCACCGACACCTTTTGCCAATGCCGTCCAGCTACTTCTCACTCTCAAG ATGGTGAGTCTAGCCAATGAGGTGCAAAGCTTCCACatagagaagaaaaaggaagtgaGCTCTTTTGCCAAGTCTCCTGTCATTGGGGGTCTGTGTCAGGAGCCCTCTGTCTACGATGTTCTGTCCTATAGCTACTGTTATGTCGGTATAATGACCG GCCCGTTCTTTCGCTTCCAAACATACGTTGACTGGCTGAAGCAGCCGAGCCCACAGGCCCTGCCTGGCTTGGTGCCGTGCCTGGAGCGCTTGAAGCTGGTTCCCGTCTACGGCGCTCTGTTCCTGGCTGTCAACTCTGTCTTTCCGCTGGCCTACGTTCGCACAGAGGAGTTCGTGGATGAAAACTTTTTCTTTCG GTTGATCTACATGATAGCAGTATTCTTCGTGTTTAGGATGCGTTTCTATGCAGCCTGGTGTGGAGCTGAGGCTGGCTGTATCAGTGCCGGTCTGGGCTGCTATCCAGAGAAGGCTCTGTGCAAACCTGGAGGAGGACCCACTGTCGACTACAG TCCTGATCCTACCACTGAAGAGAAATACGACTTCAGAACCATCCAGAACATCGACTGCTACAACACTGACTTCTGTGTGAAGGTCCGACATGGCATGCGCTACTGGAACATGACGGTGCAGTGGTGGCTGCATCACTACATCTACCCCAATTCCCCCTTCAAAGCCTACACTCTCAG GGCTGGCTGGACCATGCTCATCAGTGCCTACTGGCACGGACTGCACGCTGGCTACTACCTCTCCTTCCTCACCATCCCTCTGTGCATCGCTGCCGAGTCCGCCATGGAGGCCTCTGTCCGAGCTAAGCTGGGTCCTCGTGGACAGAATATCTTCGACTGGGTTCACTGGTTCCTGAAGATGAGGGCCTACGACTACATGTGCATGGGCTTCGTGCTGCTGAAGGCCTCTGACACCATCAACTACTGGACGTCCATCTACTTTATCATGCACATACTCGCCGTTTGCTGCATAGTAATCGGCAGGGTACTGAAGGGAGGgaaaagggaagggaggagaggcgacaaggaggagaaaagagaggaagagaagacggagaacatgaaagagaaaactggagaaaaaaCTGACTGA
- the tmc4 gene encoding transmembrane channel-like protein 7: MASELQRGSSQVYDYIEGNGYLGDHPSLRSRRASSGVSNQNYPQFNWGSTPAEGDEEGSGLPQDLRSTPLPMSLKRAVRQVQQMRVPVVSSRESWRLNKSKSLRKLRNDTREFFYVFALWRKSLQKIGGNFGGGVQSYFLFLRFLVVLNFVSFLLIAGFVLIPSIVFRSVAPSLVNITGPEECMEYDPNPRRLVPFYSYFLDLISGTGFMEYSYLYYGYYNNTLVADRNFSYNIPLAYLLTAAFYFAFCLICIIARMGTAARVAVATGGSAVGNYSMIAFTSWDYGCLGDQATRLKQKRILYRLQVDLEEESLKKRTAALTLKQKIIFYSLRVFMCLVAFGLIIGALYGISAATAFSQERSGDEGILGLFFEYLPSIVITVGNFLVPLLCDQIALLERYSPSTTIIVALLRAVFLRLVSLGVLLFTLWRQITCMGDLNSLECEVCQYNHEVYPCWETRVGQEMYKLTLFDLLINIAVLVLVEFPRRMVVDNWSCKLAQWVGRQEFVVSSNVLGLVYAQTVVWTGAFFCPLLPLINTVKFVILFYCKRATLLYNCRPAMRTFRSTTSTFFFLAVLLFGWILATVVMVYSLTEIHPSMGCGPFRFFPYMWLIVPTSFYSLSKITQDFLFFIGSQAFSIPLCVLFCVVLCYFVALASVYGNSVALLRAQIKLEGRDKQFLVKQIEVLSRQLQIPKHIAGAQD; the protein is encoded by the exons ATGGCCAGTGAACTGCAGAGAGGCTCAAGTCAGGTGTATGACTATATAGAAGGT AATGGTTACCTTGGTGACCACCCATCGCTGAGGTCACGGCGGGCTTCGTCTGGAGTTTCCAATCAGAATTACCCTCAGTTTAACTGGGGCTCGACGCCTGCGGAGGGGGATGAAGAGGGTAGTGGGCTGCCCCAGGACCTCAGGAGCACTCCTCTGCCCATGAGCCTGAAAAGAGCTGTGCG CCAGGTGCAGCAAATGCGGGTGCCTGTGGTTTCCAGCAGGGAGTCCTGGAGACTGAACAAGTCCAAATCTCTGCGGAAACTCAGAAACGACACCAGAGAGTTTTTCTACGTTTTCGCTCTGTGGAGGAAGTCTTTGCAAAAGATTGGAG GGAACTTTGGAGGTGGCGTCCAGTCCTACTTCCTGTTCCTACGGTTCTTGGTGGTGCTCaattttgtttcctttctacTGATTGCTGGATTTGTCCTCATCCCCAGCATTGTCTTCAGATCTGTTGCCCCCAGCCTGGTCAACATCACTG GTCCAGAGGAATGCATGGAGTATGACCCCAATCCTCGGCGCTTGGTGCCGTTCTACAGTTACTTCCTTGACTTAATCTCGGGAACG GGTTTTATGGAGTATTCATACCTGTATTATGGCTACTACAACAACACACTGGTGGCGGACAGGAACTTCTCCTACAACATTCCCCTGGCCTACCTCCTCACTGCTGCCTTCTACTTCGCCTTCTGTCTCATTTGCATCATAGCACG CATGGGAACTGCAGCTCGAGTTGCTGTGGCAACAGGAGGCAGCGCCGTGGGCAACTACAGCATGATAGCGTTCACCAGCTGGGACTACGGATGCCTGGGAGACCAAGCTACCAGACTGAAGCAGAAACGCATCCTCTACAGGCTACAG GTGGATCTGGAGGAGGAAAGCTTAAAGAAGAGGACAGCCGCTCTGACTTTGAAgcaaaaaatcattttttactCTCTacgtgttttcatgtgtttggtTGCATTTGGCCTCATTATAGGAGCCTTATACGGCATCTCTGCAGCCACTGCCTTCAGCCAG GAGAGGAGTGGGGATGAGGGGATCCTGGGATTGTTTTTTGAGTATCTACCTTCCATTGTCATCACCGTCGGAAACTTCCTGGTGCCGCTGCTGTGTGACCAGATCGCTTTGTTAGAGCGATATTCCCCCAGCACCACGATCATAGTGGCGCTGTTAAG GGCAGTGTTCCTTCGTCTGGTGAGTCTGGGGgttctcctcttcactctgtgGCGTCAGATCACCTGCATGGGGGACTTAAATAGTTTAGAATGTGAAGTGTGCCAATACAACCACGAAGTCTACCCG TGCTGGGAAACACGAGTAGGACAGGAGATGTACAAGCTGACACTGTTTGACCTCCTCATCAACATCGCTGTGCTCGTCCTGGTGGAGTTTCCACGCAG gATGGTGGTGGACAACTGGTCCTGTAAGCTGGCTCAGTGGGTGGGTCGGCAGGAGTTTGTCGTTTCCTCCAACGTTCTCGGCCTGGTTTATGCTCAGACTGTGGTTTGGACGGGAGCTTTTTTTTGCCCTCTGCTGCCACTCATCAACACCGTCAAGTTTGTCATCCTCTTCTACTGCAAGAGG GCCACACTCCTCTATAACTGTCGGCCAGCGATGAGGACGTTTcgctccaccacctccaccttcttcttccTGGCGGTGCTCCTCTTTGGCTGGATCCTGGCCACAGTTGTCATGGTTTACAGTCTCACTGA GATTCATCCATCTATGGGTTGCGGTCCTTTCCGTTTCTTCCCTTACATGTGGTTGATCGTTCCAACCTCTTTCTACAGCCTCTCTAAAATTACACAGGACTTTCTCTTCTTCATTGGTTCCCAGGCATTCTccatccctctgtgtgtgttattctg TGTGGTGTTGTGTTATTTCGTAGCCTTAGCCTCTGTATATGGGAATTCTGTGGCACTGCTGAGAGCTCAGATTAAACTG GAGGGCCGTGACAAGCAGTTCTTGGTCAAGCAGATTGAGGTGCTGAGTCGGCAACTTCAGATACCAAAACACATCGCAGGAGCACAAGACTGA
- the leng1 gene encoding leukocyte receptor cluster member 1: MNILPKKSWHVRNKDNVARVRRDEAKAAEEEREAKRRVERAEQEARTEYLRRKARAALPSEGGRRDDDEQSGGSGALEHLNLFPLEESSEKKGNEEYLKEKKDEKEKQERAIGLLVSLGPQPGSEVTPWYMKTSKEKEERKEKEKRKGISEEEKEKKDRRLKDSLDPLKDMKKALAVKERKDNKSKKPEKREKGLKRSSGESSIERLRAERLQREAEERRRAQALLDQRSGKGKEPGMEMTERERPYNSAYFPELARKRQRRDRDSWRDEILKS, from the exons ATGAATATCCTTCCGAAGAAGAGCTGGCACGTCCGCAACAAAGACAACGTCGCGCGCGTGCGGAGGGACGAGGCCAAAGCAGCGGAGGAGGAGCGCGAGGCCAAGCGTCGCGTGGAGCGTGCTGAGCAAGAG GCACGCACAGAGTATCTGAGAAGGAAAGCCCGAGCTGCTCTTCCGTCAGAGGGAGGAAGGCGCGATGACGATGAACAGAGTGGAGGAAGTGGAGCTCTGGAGCATCTTAATCTTTTTCCCCTTGAGGAGTCCTCTGAGAAGAAGGGAAATGAGGAGTATCTtaaggaaaagaaagatgaaaag GAAAAGCAGGAACGAGCCATCGGCTTGCTGGTGTCTCTAGGACCCCAACCGGGGTCTGAAGTCACTCCATGGTACATGAAGaccagcaaagaaaaagaagagaggaaagaaaaagaaaagaggaagggaataagtgaagaggaaaaggagaagaaagatcGCAGATTGAAAGACAGTTTGGATCCATTGAAAGATATGAAGAAAGCACTGGCTgtaaaggagaggaaagacaaCAAGAGCAAGAAAccggagaaaagagaaaaggggcTAAAGAGGAGCAGTGGAGAGAG CTCCATAGAAAGGTTACGTGCTGAGCGTTtgcagagagaggctgaagaaaggaggagagcaCAGGCCCTGCTCGACCAGAGGAGCGGCAAAGGGAAGGAGCCGGGGATGGAGATGACTGAGAGGGAGAGGCCATACAACAGCGCATACTTCCCAGAACTTGCCCGAAAGCGACAAAGGCGCGATCGAGACAGCTGGAgagatgaaatattaaaatcatgA